The Roseimicrobium gellanilyticum sequence ACGGGTGGACCCTGTGAGCCGCCGAGAGACATCGCCGAATGTGCTTCAGCCCGCTATCCTCTCGAATGGGATCGTCGGTGGTTGGCTTACCCGGCTCAGTGATGATCATGCACTGGTGCAGGTGGTCCTGGAAGATCAGCCTGTCGAAGCACTCGTGGACCGGCTATTTCTTCGGTTGCTCACCCGCGCTCCCTCGGCGGCAGAGCGCGAGCTCTACGTCTCGCTGCTCAGCCAGGGGTACAATGAGCGCGCAATCCCCGTGGAGAAGCTTCCTGCGCTCAAGGCTGCTCCCCGCGAGCGACCGAGATATATCAGTTGGTCCAATCACGTGGATCCTGCGGCCAATGTCCTGCGCGAGGAGCAAGCTGAACGGGCGCGGCATGGCGACACACCTACGGCCCGGCTGGATGCCGACTGGCGTGAACGTTTCGAGGATGTGCTGTGGGCGCTGATCAATGCGCCCACCTGGGTCACCGCTCCCTAGCGCCACTTACACCTCCGCCACTGCCGAATTCGCCCATGCGCACTTCCTCCGCTCTTCAGCACACTCGCCGCTCTTTCCTTCGGCGTACCGCCGCTCTCGCTGCCGCGCCGCTCTTCCCGCACGTGACGAGCGCTGCTGAGCCTGCACCGCTGCCCTTGGGCAAGGCTGAGCATTGCATCTTCATCTGGCTCGGGGGCGGCATGTCGCAGATCGACACCTTCGACCCCAAGCGTCGCGGCAATCCCAAGGCCTCTCCACGAATCGCAGGCTCGGACTATGCGGCCATCGACACCGCGGTGCCAGGTGCGCAATTTACCGAGCATCTGCCCAAGCTCGCACGACTCGCCGAGCGGATGACCGTATTGCGCTCGGTGCATCATCATGTTGTGGACGAGCACGCGTTTGCCACCAATCTCGTCCACACTGGACGCATGATCAGCGGCAGCACCCTCTATCCAGCCATCGGCTCCGTGGTCGCGCAGCAGCGTGGCGCCATTGATCCCAGCGTACCTGCCTACATGCTCATGGGCCTGCCGAATCCCAGCCGCGGGCCGGGATTCCTCGGTGCGCGCCACGGCTATGTCTATCTCCTCGATACGGAATCCGGGCCATCGGGATTTGCGCGCCCTGAGTGGGTGAACCTGGATCGCGCAGCTCGGCGTCAGGCCTTGCTGAAACCGCTGCTGGAGCAGGCGCCCGCAGGCACCATGGCGGGAGAGTACGAGCAGGCCCAACGCGAAGCCTTGCGGCTCGCCGGGCCGGGCTTCATGCGGCACTTCAAGCTCGCCGAGGAGCCTTCGGCACTGCGAGAGCAATACGGTGGAGAGTTCGGTCAGCGCTGCCTGCTCGCCCGGCGGCTCGTTCAGGCCGGGGTGCGCTTCATCGAGGTCTCGCATAATTTGAACTTCATCAACGGCACCGGCTGGGACACCCACAATGAGGGCCAGATCAACCAGCACACG is a genomic window containing:
- a CDS encoding DUF1501 domain-containing protein, with the translated sequence MRTSSALQHTRRSFLRRTAALAAAPLFPHVTSAAEPAPLPLGKAEHCIFIWLGGGMSQIDTFDPKRRGNPKASPRIAGSDYAAIDTAVPGAQFTEHLPKLARLAERMTVLRSVHHHVVDEHAFATNLVHTGRMISGSTLYPAIGSVVAQQRGAIDPSVPAYMLMGLPNPSRGPGFLGARHGYVYLLDTESGPSGFARPEWVNLDRAARRQALLKPLLEQAPAGTMAGEYEQAQREALRLAGPGFMRHFKLAEEPSALREQYGGEFGQRCLLARRLVQAGVRFIEVSHNLNFINGTGWDTHNEGQINQHTLIRDLDTAVSALLVDLEEKKLLDRTLVVIATEFGRPAEFDGRGGRGHQGTAFSMVLAGGGLRHRGVYGVTDELAKQIVENPVSIPDFHATIHVALGIDPRRSLMDGSRPIPITEEGRPIAALFA